The genomic segment TAGGGTGTTACACTTTGAATTTAGAATTGTACTATGCACTTAGTTTCCTGAAAGATCTAGCCAACCGAGACTCGTTAAATTTGACACTATAACTGGAAATAAACCAACTAACATGTTGTCACATGTAAAGAAAATTTGCAGCTCACTTAATAGATTCCATACAAAGTCAGGGATGCTCCTAGTGAAATAATTCACCAATTATAGCAAGTAATGATCCAGCCAAAGGTTCGTATCCAATATCAGGAATGCTAACTTTGCTAAGTCGGACAGCAAAAGAAGTGGGAATGGATCCTGTGAGTTGATTAATTGATTGTGTGAAAGATGCAATCCTGAGATGACAGGTCTAGGACATGTAGCCTCCTGAGATTGCTAAGAAGTGCATCAGGGATTAGAATAAGAAGGTAATTCCCACCAAACGAAAAGAAACTGAGATTACTCAGCTTGCCCAGTCATATTGACAGAACACAATCAAATTACTGGAGAGGTCAAGAACTTTGGGGTACCAAGAAGCTGCAAAGCCCCCACAGAATTTGACCGATGAAATGTTCTCTCTGATGGACATCATTTGTAATCACTACTATCACTTTTGATTccagaaccggcagtgattatACATATCACTGCAGGTTCATAacacgaactggcagtgatacaatctatcactgtcggttcttgatCTCATTCCAGTCGATTTGTatggttatcactgccggttatatCTACGAACCGAAAGTGGTACTCAATCCAGGaccaaaaaagaaataattAAACATTCATGCATTAATTTAAAGGAGATGAGCATGACTAATGATCATATTAATATAGTTTATACTAATTACAGCAAAAATTACCATCATGCAGACGATGGCGCAAAACCCTAACACGTGCGTTGACTAACCTAGGTAACTAGCTAGCTAGTAATCGTGCTCGAGTTGGAACTTGACCCACGAACGGAAGTCCACGGCCTCGTCGTCGTCATTGTCattgccgccgtcgccgtcgtcatCACCGTTGTCGTCGGTGTCAGCATCAACGTCATCTTTCTCCTCGTCCACGCCCTCCTCCGACGAGCTCGTCCAGACCTTCTTGGCCCTCAGCGGCTCATCGATGAACTCGTCCCACACCTCATCGTTCGACGAGGGGTATCTTAGCGAAATGCCGGAATCAAACGAGGTGAGCGGCACCTAGTCTAGcacagcctcctcctccctagacGAGGATGTGGGTGTAGGAGGCGTCCTCTAAGAAGGCAGTAGAGACGGCAATAGATCCATGTAGATCGCGCGCGGGAGGTGGTCGGCGGTGGGCGAGAGCGAGAGCGCGAGAGAGCAGAGTGAAAGAGTGAGCGAGAGGATCGCTCACATTTAAAGTCACGTGCGTGAAGCCGAGCAGTCATGTGTGTGAAGACTTATGGATTTTAAGTATCACTATTAGTTCGTAAAtccaaccaacagtgatagctattatcattgctggttatTGTTTGCGCAAGAGATGTGTGCATCATTGTCGTTTCTTATTACTAATCGGCAGTGATGTTTCGTATTACTTAACCAGCATAAttaatcactatcactgtcggttcttgctGGCTCGACTTTTTATGTGCGGCTGAAGCTTACGAACcgatattaatatattatcactatcaattATTTTTGAACCGACAATAAAGATAGGATGCGGATGACCCTTTGTACGGCAGTGAGCATAGGAGGCTGAAACTTTTGCTACTACGGATCTGTCCAGATTACCCGTAGCTCAGGGCAAGAACAATAAAACACACTGTAGACATGTTGATTGATTTGAAGGTTACAGAACTCGAGCAGTATTGGCAAGAAGCCAATGCAACATGGTATGGGCCCTGACAGGCTGTTGTTGCCATTTGCCAATATTCATATGATTCATAAAAGAAATGCCGTTGAACAGATTGTTCAGTATATTAATCCGACTGTGACCCGCCGTCTGCACCGGTAGCACGAGATACCAAGCCAGTGGCAGGAAGATTTGCTGGTTGTCCAGTTATCTCTAATGTTAAAAATTTAtcctttataatattattatagtatcctctaacactattataatattctctattatttttatctccaacagctacctatTTCCTACATTCCATTACTCTCGTACTTCTTTCAGACCATAGTTATCCACCCGCTACAGTGTTGCAGGATCTTTTTCTCTCACAAATTTACTACTACCGTTTTTCTCCTGCAACACTGTGCCACCTGATACCGAAGCCATTGGAGAGCGATATCGGCTGCTTGGATCGACAAAAGGTAAAAAAACGTGTCGACGCAATATTGCGAAATGGAAAAACCGATCCTCTTGAAGATGGCCTAAGGATGCCAAGATGACTGGAGAGTCAGTGGTGCAATGAGATCAGTATCACATCCATTGCCCTTCTCGTATCTGTAGAAGAAGAAGCCACAGAGTGGACAGGGTTCCATGCTTTCTAAGTGACTTCAAAGAAGTGCTTTTCACTTCTGGCTGCACATTGGTAAATTGGTAGTGCGATAAGTACATGCTTGGTAATGaaatagtagtagtagtagatTAAAATGGGGTGGAGGAGGCGCGCCCGATTCGACGACAATCCGAGCCGCGAGCAGCCGCGCCTTTGAAGCTCAGGCCGGTCGGCATGGCGGCTTGGTCCGTAGCAAGCGTGCCTTCGTCTCCTCCCGGACCGCAGCAGTCGATGTGCCACAACCGCGACTGCAACTTTGGCTGCACTCCGCCATGAGAGACGAGACAGGGAGCTCCAGCTGCGCTTCCGTGAAGACGCGAAATGCACAGCCGCACATGTGCGCGCCCTCTTTCTCTCTGCCTTCGCGCCAAACGAACGCTGGCAACTTTAAAGTACACACGCAAAATTACAGCGATCCAAGATGAACAATCAGCTCGCAGTATCACAGTACCCAAGCTCATTTCAGACAAAAAGCCAAGGAAAAAAATTAGGTACAAGGCACTTCAAGTTTCTGCAGCTGATGGCTGATGCTGCTATTTAACTGCAGAAGCGAGCAGAACATAATATACATGTACGGATGACACTGAGCAGCACGCTGCATTGTCGCTGATGATTTGGCGTAatcttttttttcatcttcttcaatgtcaCGACCACATCGCTCATTGACATCCTTTGGTCAGGTGAGTCACTTGAGCAGAGCAAACCCAGCTCAAATATTGGCAGAAGAAAGTCATTCAAGTCGTGGATAGAAGAAGCATCCTGCAGAAGCTGATCGTCCAGAACAGAGACAAGCTCAGTTGGAAATGCTTGATGAACCCACTGCCTGATGCTCaattctccgacgaacatagaATATGTGGGTCTCTTTCCCGTGAAGACTTGAAGGATCATGATTCCGTAGCTGAACACGTCGCTCTTGCGTGATGCCTTTCCAAGAGATCCATACTCTGCTcaagacatgaaaaaaaaattaagcacGATTGATCAACACAGTTAACCAATACCAATCAAATGTTTTACATGAACTAAATTCAGCAATAGTACACAAGTGATGGTACCTGGTGCCATGTATCCAAGTGTTCCAGGCATGCTTGCAGTTGTCATGGGCTGCATCATGCGCTGCCATGTCCCCTTCAAATAGCACATTGCTAGGTTTCATTCAAGTCACAGTGCAGGAGCACCTCGTAACGCTCATGATGCAGGTACTCCATCGCCATAGACAAATCCAGCATGATGTCAGCCTCTTGAGGAACCCCAACTCCCAAGTGCCTTCTGCCTTGAGAGTGTAGGAGCATCTCTAAGCTACCACTGGGCATGTACTGGAGCACTAATGCTCTGATGAAGTCCAGGTTGGAGCAGGTGTTACGGTGCCGAGCCATGTGAAGTACACGGTTCGGCATCGAGGCTTCTCATGGCCTCTTCTAGCCGCATGTCTAGAACTTCTTTTGCGATCACAAAAGGTTGTTGCTGAAATTATCACATGGGCggacccaccatgatgcatgggtattcaagtgaatacccaacttttttaaaaaataattgatTATACAGCAgctatactacgtatatatatctttaGTTAGGCCAACTTACTTGTTTGCTGCTTCAATCTATCAGACCACCCAGCAAATCGTGAGCTCAAACTACTATCCATCCTCGTCTATTAACTAAAAAGAGCCCACATTCTCATACCACAGCAACAAGCATCAAGAGTTCATGATCTCCATGTTGTGACTGTCCAGTTCGGCAGTCAGCAGTTGAGCGTgaattttttgtgcaagttaagGATAGTGACATCATTTAACGCTTCCAAACCATGaaggaacacaaagttaaattataattttcttttaaatattttgaaatttctcttaattaattgaaacttctctactataaacaatttatactttaaaatttacgctactaTAGATTTCTCgtattttagattaaatattttttttaatactgagtACCCAATCGCCAAatcctggatccgccactgaaTTATCAGTGCCACGAACAAGCTCATTGTAGGAGACTAGCCTAAGACTCATAACATCGCCCAGATCGATGACTGAAGCTTGAGCCTCTCCCTTAAGTTTCCTTCTGATAGTTATGTAAAAACGCAAAGAACGATGCAACAAGATGCTACAGTGACAATAGGGAGCAGAAGTTTCAGAAAGTGTCTACGAGTTGAGCGAGGCATGTCAAGACATACATGGTGAAAATAAATCCTAGTCGTCTACCATTCCCAGTCAAAGATTGCAACGTGAATACGTGATGGTTACAGAGGTGAGGGCTGAGCTTTTCCTTGAAGAGGCACGCTTGGCAACAACAGAGCTGTGATGCGCTGCCGGTGGCGGCTACACGAGACACTGACCCGGCATGCTGACTGTCAAGTTGCACATTGCAAACTGTCAAGTTGTTTTCAGCCATGAGCCGGCCAGAGACTTGATCGTTTGGATGCTAGTTAGGTGCAGTGTGAAGTAATCTGAATGGATCATCAGTTCGCCCGGATTTCATACAGTTTAAACAAGATAAGTCAAGCACGTATCCTCCAGCGTGGTTGTTAATTTTCCGTCCCCGCGCTACTGGTTTCCTTGTCGcgccatggccatgcacttCACACAGCCCGCTTGGCCGCTAGCTCGCCCAGGGACCAAAAAAGCTCTACATCCCCGCGCACGCACTCAGAGCCTTCCAGACGCGTGTCTTCCTTTATTTTTCGGTCCATGTAATGCTATACCTACGAAggaataaatttataaaaattcTACTTACGTGGTGACATAGATCATAGTAACTTAGACAATGTTCAACAGATTCTCTTCGTGATTTAGAATCCTTATACAAGAAGATTTTAGACTATATCTAACATATTCTCTTCGTGATTTAGAATTCTTGCACAAGAAGATTTTCATTCTCTTTAGCACTTCAATGATTTTTTCTTCACGAGGGAATTTCCAAGATTATTCTTTAGAAcggaattctctctcttttcttttacaAATCTCTTTAAAGAGAAACTAttgaagataagaaaaaataaaaaaataattatgaaagaAATGAAATGAAGGAAAATAGTTGAGTTAGTGCAAAGCATTCCTAATTTGAAAAAATCAATTAAAGAATTACACGTGCACATTAGACAAGGTTGGTACGTAGAAGAATGAAGCCTTGGTCTACATGATTAGTGAAGTGGTGGTACCTCTATCTATCCAGATTAAattatatatttgttttttaaattttttcgtAATAAGTAATATATCTATTGATAACGAAATATTTATAATAactttattaatatttaaaatttatatctTCGAACTTCAGTAAAAGCTATGCACGCGGCTAGGAATTGTTCTGgtctttctataaaaaaaattggttcgTAGAATTTTTATACAACTTCTGCTTTTTTGGCGTAGCATTCCCCTCGCCGGTCTCTACCACCCGACGCCCCCAAGCAGTCTGCCCCCCCGACCCCATCTCGCCGTCCGGCCGCAAATCCGCCGCCCGTCCATCTCCATCTGCCCCTCCGCCCCCAACCCTTCGGCCTCCGTCAAGCCGCGCACCGACCCCCGACCCCGGACGAGGCCTCGCAAGATCGACCCCAAAGACCAGGTtaggatttttgtttttctttggtCGATTTAGGGGTCGCACAATCTTCATCTGCTGGTGTAATAGAGGGGATAAGAAATTATTGCCTTCGCCACCGTGCTTGACCCGTTCAGTTGATGGGGGTTGGTTTATGGTCCCTTTGGTTGAATTGACCCCCACGAAGAATTTAAGATGAACACGAGGGGTTAGCGTAATCTAAGCATCGAATTGGTTTCTGTTGGAACTCGTAAGGATTACCCTGATAGGTCATGTGCTTGTTAGTTGTTTGTAAGTGCATGAATGATGTGTGTATGTGTTAGGTTTGTGTCATGTGCTTGACAAGGCTGATAATGCTTGCCGTTTTCTACAGGAGGATTACAGAGGAAGAGCATGCGGGATCCATTCAATGCCCCAGTTGATTTCCTTAATGCGGATCATAACACTGGGAATGAACTTACGAGGACTAACGTGACCGTGTCTGCAAGGGACTATGGATTGCAAAATGGTGATGTTAAACCCTTCGCTCCAAACTCCGACACTGTAGTCAGGTTCCCTTCATTCTTGTGCAAAAATAACTGTTGCAGATGCTTTCTTTGATCTTGTTGACTTCTTTGTGAAATGAGGCTAGATCTTGTGCTGGCAGGCATCAACTCCAGGGTGCATCCCAGCACAAAGACTTAATGTTGGAGGATCCCAATACCCGTCTCATGGATCCGGAGACCAAGGTAACTGTTAAGGAAAATTACAATTTGCTAGTTATTTCCATATGCACCAACTCCTTGACCGGCTGATGTTTTGCTGCAGGAGCTTTACTTTAGATCACGATCACAAGAGGATGAGATTTTGTTGCTTCGCAAGCAAATTGCGGATGCGTCTCTCAAGGTACGAGGTTAAAAAGGATCAAACAGTTCATTTTTTTGGCGCTTGCAAACATCTTGGCCTTTTAGTTTCTTTTCTCTTACCACTCTGACTAGTTCATAACTGTAGTTATTCTTATGTTGGTAGGAGCTGCGGTTGTTGAAGGAAAAGCATATTCTAGAGAGGAAGCTTACGGACATGAGAATGGTCTCTATGGATGACACATATTACTTTGCTGTGTGTCCAATTTCTAGAATGTTGTATTAATTAAAATCTTACTTTGCTAGGCTGTTGATGAGAGGCAGGAAGAAGCCATATCTGGTACTATGAAACAACTGAGCCAGAGGAAAAGCCATCTTGAAGAAAATATGAGATTGGCAAATGAACTAAAAGTATGGTGCTGTTGTACATTTCAAGAATGTATGCTCAAAATCTCTGTGTGCGATGCTCTGTTTAGCTATTGCAACTCCTGTCTCATGTTCTTTCATCATGGGATTTTCTTGAGCATGCCGCTCCTAAGTTTTTGTGATTTAGAAAAGTGCCACACGCTGTATGCAACAAGTGGATCCTGAGTTCCTGAATCCTTGACCTACATATTAATAAGACATTGAGTGGCAATTTTCTCAATTGTTCTTTATTGTGACATTTGTGTACAACATTACTTGTAGTTTTCTGCATCTGGCAGTTCAACTTTTGCTTGTTGTCAGCCATTTTATATGAAACGACAAATTACATACACTGCTATCTCCTTTCTGGGAATTTCTAAACTTACAGTGGAATTCTTCTTCTAGGTTGAGGAAGAAGAGCTATACTTGTTCACTTCTTCATTGCTCAGTATGTTAGCAGAATACAATTTTCGCCCACCTCAAATACATGCTTCCACCATTACAATTGGTACAAAGGTAATTCTTATTGGATCAGTGTCTGTTGAATTGTCCTTGCTCTGGAGCATTTACTATATTGTCGGCCAAGTTATGTCactttttttgttttctgtgATTATAATTCATAAATGTAGTCTATGTTTACGAGCTAGCAGTGCATTAGATCTGTTTTGCTAAAATGTTGCATGATACCTACTGGAATTAGAGGAATTAAAATTTTATTGATCCGACTGCTGACCGCCAGAGTAAAGATTTGTAATGATCTTAATGCACAGTCATTGTTTATAATGaaatttagatttagattttatcGTGATACTTCTCCCTACATTTATGTTTTATATCGAACCTGTTTACTAGCGTCTTTTTGTTACTTTTTTGCCCAGTGTCTAACATGAGTATGTAATAATTCATTTTGAGTTTTGGCCACAATTTTCAGCGCTTGTACCAACAGATGCATTGGAAGATCAGATCTTTAAATGTAAGTGCTCACAATTATGCATCCTTAAGATTGTGGAAATGTTGAATGCTGTTTCATTTTGAGTCTTTGACTTGCAAAGGACACGTGAGTGTGCCACAGTGACACAATGACTTTTGAAAAACACATACCATTCTGGAATTATAAATTTTAGTAATCATGAAGGCCCTTTTTTGTATGCTCTTAACCCACTGAGAGCAGCTAAAGGGATTTGGATATTGGCTCTAAAAGTGTGATGAAAACGGACATCTCTTGATTTGGTGTAGTTGACGGGTTATTATGATCAGCTTATATAAAgcactattttttttccttctctcaAACCAATTTTGATGACCTTTTTTCCGGAAGACTAAGGCCCTAGCGTAACTTTAATTGTATTCAGTAGTGCTTGATCTAGAAAATTTGTGTACTGGGGTGATGGGGTTCCCTTACAAGAACAGAAATTATCAACATTCCCTCTTTACGAATTTACAGAATTCCATTGGGGCCTCTAAGTTTTATATGAAATTTTGGACTTACACACAAGTTTCTCGATATAGGTCCACTGTTGGTCACTAGTGTACATGATTGCTGGATAGTTCACATGTTCAAGAGTTTGTCGAACTGTGCCTTGAAATAGTTACATGCATAAACTGCATAATACAATCAAACCGCCAAAGAATGAAATAGTTTATGCATAAACTGCATAATAGGTACATGATTGCTGCATAATCATCAGCAAGCAACTCCATCGAGGAATGAACCTTCCCCATCAAGGCCCCTTTCATTTGAACAACTGTTTTTTTTAATCAGCATTTTGACCCGTTGAATAGCTTGTGTATCATATAGTTGACTGTTTGCAAGCAACGACCATTTTACCTGCTATATTATTGAAGCCTATTATTGgcattttgatgtaaattaaATTATCCTTTTTGAGACACTCAGTTGATTGTACTGATTCAGGACAGTTTAGGTGATATGACTCAACCTGGAAACATGTATACTATTAATCATCAGCAAGCAACTCCATCGAGGAATGAACCTTCCCCATCTTATAATATGGTAACATGGTCCTGGACTTGTTTTTCTAATATCTTATCTCCATACATAATTGATTATCTGGTTCGTGTTTGCAGGATGCAAATAGGAATACGCTTCATCAGTATGCTCAAGATCCAAGTGATCGACATGCTACTGAACAAATGTACCATGGATCCCGTTTTCAGCAGTATGCTCAAGATCTGAGTTCATTTAGATATTCTGTTACTCCATTAGTATATCACCCAGTCTAACCTGTGATCCGCATGAAAAGATCTTGACATCTCTTTCTTGCCTGGCACTTTCTTTCAGGGAGATTGTAGGTGCTACTCCCTCTAattattttgaagaaaatggtggCACTGGTGACTCGCAGTTATACAGGCATGATAATCAAGAGTACTCAGCTGATGGTAAATAAAGAGCTAATTTTGTAACTAGAAAAGATTCCAGATTATATCTATCGATATATTCTTACTTTTGACGTAGGTGATCCTTTACCTGGTATTGAGGGGTTTCAAATTGTTGGTGAGCCTAGACCAGGATTTACATTAACAGCATGTGGTTTTCCTACAAATGGTACTACCCTTTGCAATTTCCAGGTATGTTGTTTTCTGACTCCTGATTATGATTCTTTATGAATGCCATTAATGGTTAAATTCTGTGAGTAAAACCTTTCATCCCAAGTTGTGTTTGTTCCTAGTGGGTTCGCTATCTTGAAGATGGCACCAGGCAGTCTATTGAAGGTAAAGTGGGGCAACCTGTCCTACATTTTATTCTATATTGTTCGGATACAATTTAATTTTGCTGACTAGTTCTCTATATTTTTCAATTCAGGTGCTACGATGTATGACTATGTGGTTACTGCAGATGATGTTGGCACTCTTCTTGCTGTAGACTGCACGCCAATGGATGATAATGGCCGCCAGGTTCTCATTCACAAGTAGCAATTTCTTTTGCTGTAGGCTGCCTACCCATCTAACTATTATTGTGTATATCAGTGATCAAGTCAAAGGTTTTTGACTGAGCACATTTTGAGATGTCATCCGTTTGGTAAGGGAGGGAGTAGAAACACTATTCTGACCGAGAAGTTGGTCCTTGTCTCTCATTTCCATATCAATAATAATCTGTGCAAGAAGTGTACATTTGGAAGATATATGCTGATTTTCTCTGGTTTTTCCTTTCCACCTTTGTAGTCGGGTACGATTAATCTGTGCAAGAAGTGTACATTTGGAAGATATATGCTGGTTTTTCTCTAGTTACTTGAAAATTTTACCTTATCGGGTTCAAAATGGAATAGCGTGCACAAACTGATACATGAATATCTTCTACCTGCAGTTTTTATTTTAATTCCACCTACATTGTTATTATTTGAGTGTACTGAGTCTCTTGTCTTGGTTGTAGGGTGATTTGGTGAGAGAATTTGCTAACAATGAGAACAAGATATCCTGTGGTGAGTTTTTAAAGCATATGTTGCTGCATCTTTTGGATCGCTGATCACATGGACTGTAATGTTGTCATGCTTTTCTTGAATATAAATGGATCGGCATCTTTTACATTCTAATTGGCatgtttttaaaattttctaggtAGTAGTCAAAGGTATTCTGTTAGCGAAAAGTCATTTTCACCTATATTAATTGTTTAATAACAATGGAATAATCTTTCCACAACCACGAATTAAGGAAATTTAGGGGGGGACCCCTTTCTATTCCTCTGTTCCATGGTAGCGATATCATGTGCTATTAGTACAGAAAAATCATGACTGCAGTTTAGGAATATtggaacttctatgcattttctCTTCATTTTGAAAACtctttaaaatatttatgatACTGGTATGACCACATGTTTGTGGGAAAAACTAATTtgctgagaaaccaagttaaagtTACCTGAAGGACAGGTGCTGCAGTTATTtctaaaacaccattccaaTTTGGAGCCTTTACGAGCAAAGCTTAAAGAACTTGAATAGGAAAGCACTAAATGCAAACTTTTTTGGGACACAAACATAATGGCCTCAAAATTGGTTTTCATGATGTGTATTTATTTGATCCTATATGGTACTGCTGCTGATATGCGGAGGTTCAGTGTATACCTTTTTTCCAGAGCACCCCGACCCTCATTTCATATACTACTATTAGCATGAGTTCTATTTCACCTCCATTTGAAATTTGTTTCCTCGAATTATCCAAGTTCCATCTTGTATCTGCAGACCCAGAGATGCAGAATGAGATTGATTCATATATTTCGAATGGGAGAGCTGACTTTAATGTTTTGTTCCTGGTATGTACTAAAATGTTTGTTACCCATCAATCTATCTGTACTATTGTTACCCATCAATCTATCTGTACTAATTGGCAAAAAATGTTGCATTATGAAGATAACAGAATGCTGCACTTGGAAAGCTTCTTCAGTATTGTTTATCATACTTGATAAGCTTTATATTGTTGCTAATGTAGTTGTAAACttgtacccccccccccccccatgtcTACAACTTACTGCTTCTCCATTTCGTGTCTTTGATGAACTATGAGTTATTTTACTTGGAGACACAGATACTGCATTTTCTGGTTCTTAAGTTGGGATTTGAAGACAATCGCTCAGTTTGAGCTTCTTACAGTGTAAGGATGGCAGCAATGCAGCTATTATTGA from the Phragmites australis chromosome 19, lpPhrAust1.1, whole genome shotgun sequence genome contains:
- the LOC133900352 gene encoding uncharacterized protein LOC133900352 isoform X3; amino-acid sequence: MLEDPNTRLMDPETKELYFRSRSQEDEILLLRKQIADASLKELRLLKEKHILERKLTDMRMAVDERQEEAISGTMKQLSQRKSHLEENMRLANELKVEEEELYLFTSSLLSMLAEYNFRPPQIHASTITIGTKRLYQQMHWKIRSLNDSLGDMTQPGNMYTINHQQATPSRNEPSPSYNMDANRNTLHQYAQDPSDRHATEQMYHGSRFQQEIVGATPSNYFEENGGTGDSQLYRHDNQEYSADGDPLPGIEGFQIVGEPRPGFTLTACGFPTNGTTLCNFQWVRYLEDGTRQSIEGATMYDYVVTADDVGTLLAVDCTPMDDNGRQGDLVREFANNENKISCDPEMQNEIDSYISNGRADFNVLFLQAYSTEEWELATLVLKRPGYQIKFKHTGEVVIDEKYSSNLQTKIPNGRTTQFVLVSSGGANLPFNTQGITEPNNEDYDVRLRDVIVLVMRTFQNKALDAKRKGKV
- the LOC133900352 gene encoding uncharacterized protein LOC133900352 isoform X2, with the translated sequence MRDPFNAPVDFLNADHNTGNELTRTNVTVSARDYGLQNGDVKPFAPNSDTVVRHQLQGASQHKDLMLEDPNTRLMDPETKELYFRSRSQEDEILLLRKQIADASLKELRLLKEKHILERKLTDMRMAVDERQEEAISGTMKQLSQRKSHLEENMRLANELKVEEEELYLFTSSLLSMLAEYNFRPPQIHASTITIGTKRLYQQMHWKIRSLNDSLGDMTQPGNMYTINHQQATPSRNEPSPSYNMDANRNTLHQYAQDPSDRHATEQMYHGSRFQQEIVGATPSNYFEENGGTGDSQLYRHDNQEYSADGDPLPGIEGFQIVGEPRPGFTLTACGFPTNGTTLCNFQWVRYLEDGTRQSIEGATMYDYVVTADDVGTLLAVDCTPMDDNGRQGDLVREFANNENKISCDPEMQNEIDSYISNGRADFNVLFLAYSTEEWELATLVLKRPGYQIKFKHTGEVVIDEKYSSNLQTKIPNGRTTQFVLVSSGGANLPFNTQGITEPNNEDYDVRLRDVIVLVMRTFQNKALDAKRKGKV
- the LOC133900352 gene encoding uncharacterized protein LOC133900352 isoform X1, with the protein product MRDPFNAPVDFLNADHNTGNELTRTNVTVSARDYGLQNGDVKPFAPNSDTVVRHQLQGASQHKDLMLEDPNTRLMDPETKELYFRSRSQEDEILLLRKQIADASLKELRLLKEKHILERKLTDMRMAVDERQEEAISGTMKQLSQRKSHLEENMRLANELKVEEEELYLFTSSLLSMLAEYNFRPPQIHASTITIGTKRLYQQMHWKIRSLNDSLGDMTQPGNMYTINHQQATPSRNEPSPSYNMDANRNTLHQYAQDPSDRHATEQMYHGSRFQQEIVGATPSNYFEENGGTGDSQLYRHDNQEYSADGDPLPGIEGFQIVGEPRPGFTLTACGFPTNGTTLCNFQWVRYLEDGTRQSIEGATMYDYVVTADDVGTLLAVDCTPMDDNGRQGDLVREFANNENKISCDPEMQNEIDSYISNGRADFNVLFLQAYSTEEWELATLVLKRPGYQIKFKHTGEVVIDEKYSSNLQTKIPNGRTTQFVLVSSGGANLPFNTQGITEPNNEDYDVRLRDVIVLVMRTFQNKALDAKRKGKV